The Taeniopygia guttata chromosome 6, bTaeGut7.mat, whole genome shotgun sequence genome contains a region encoding:
- the CCDC186 gene encoding coiled-coil domain-containing protein 186 isoform X2: MEEYLPEMQSTLEPVNLSDDASFKSPDNEKADKTPGMEECPSISCTGNDAGVLERDSSSLPSDQDAAAVSTSSRGAPAEGQQQCGGTDSSANAYCETKAEGSTKQEHLPSEELERHDLKTNQTEQSLMEILQDLREESDFVKKSSDKIYSESPYDTDCTKKLISTIHQTSSQEDLLKEIESELLSTDFSKEPKLPNGVQKGEHALAMFEKCVQDKYLQQEQTITKLIKENKKHQELILEICSEKDNLKDELKKRTETEKQHLSIIKQLEARIEELNKEVKASKDRLVTQDAAAKNTIQQLHKEMAFRMEQANKKCEEARHEKETMVMKYVRGEKESLDLRKEKEGLERRLRDANKEIEKLTNKIKQLSQEKGRLHQLYETKDGEATRLNREIEKMKEEINSHVIKVKWAQNKLKTELDLHKETKERLKDAMTKLTEAKEEGDQIRKNCQEMIKSYQESEEIKSNELDAKFRVTKGELEKQIQEKSDNLEVHHAKIKELEDLKRTFKEGMDELRTLRTKVKCLEDERLRTEDELSKYKEIINRQKSEIQNLLERVKTVDQLQDQHQRDEQEISALKEEIDGFNSLVADLQKDIEGSRKRESELLIFTEKLTSKNAQLQSENNSLQSQLDKLSYTERELQNQLECVQQTKDDLAMKLQKEEDQRKSEVETLQARLASEQEEVSALKTHVDELKDELITQKRKHAANLKDLTKQLQLARRKLDQMENGNYDKEVSSMGSRSSSSGSLNARSSAEDRSPENTGSAVAVDSFPEVDKAVLVERILRLQKAHARKNEKMEFMEDHIKQLVEEIRKKTKIIQSYILREEAGTLSSEASDFNKVHLSRRGGIMASLYTSHPADSGLTLELSLEINRKLQAVLEDTLLKNITLKENLQTLGTEIERLIKHKHELEQRIKQT, translated from the exons ATGGAGGAATATTTACCAGAAATGCAGAGCACACTGGAGCCAGTCAATCTGTCAGATGATGCCTCTTTCAAGTCCCCAGATAATGAGAAGGCTGATAAAACACCTGGAATGGAAGAGTGCCCAAGCATCAGTTGCACTGGAAATGATGCTGGTGTCTTGGAGAGGGACTCGAGTTCCCTGCCCTCGGATCAGGATGCAGCAGCTgtcagcaccagcagcagaggGGCCCCAGCAGAaggacagcagcagtgtggagGGACAGACTCCTCTGCCAATGCCTACTGTGAAACAAAGGCAGAAGGCTCCACAAAACAAGAACATCTACCTAGTGAAGAACTGGAACGACATGATCTAAAAACTAACCAGACAGAGCAATCATTAATGGAAATATTACAGGATCTAAGGGAGGAGTCTGACTTTGTGAAAAAGTCAAGTGATAAAATCTATTCAGAAAGCCCTTATGACACAGACTGCACAAAGAAACTTATTTCCACAATACATCAGACTTCCTCACAGGAGGATTTGCTAAAGGAAATAGAATCTGAACTGTTATCCacagatttttcaaaagaaCCAAAGCTCCCCAATGGTGTACAGAAGGGTGAACATGCCTTGGCTATGTTTGAAAAATGTGTGCAAGATAAATACCTACAGCAAGAACAAACTATTACGAA attgattaaagaaaataaaaagcatcagGAACTGATTTTGGAAATTTGCTCAGAAAAGGACAACTTAAAAGATGAATTGAAAAAACGAACggaaacagaaaagcagcacCTCAGCATTATTAAACAG CTGGAAGCAAGAATAGAAGAGCTTAATAAAGAAGTGAAAGCTAGCAAAGACAGACTTGTAACTCAAGATGCAGCAGCCAAAAATACTATTCAGCAGTTGCATAAAGAGATGGCCTTTCGAATGGAACAG GCAAACAAGAAATGTGAGGAAGCTCGCCATGAGAAGGAGACCATGGTGATGAAATACGTCCGAGGGGAGAAGGAGTCGCTTGACCTCCGAAAGGAAAAGGAGGGCCTTGAGAGAAGGCTGAGAGATGCaaacaaagaaatagaaaagcttacaaataaaatcaaacaactTTCTCAGGAGAAAGGAAGATTGCATCAGCTCTATGAAACAAAG GATGGTGAAGCCACTCGACTCaacagagaaatagaaaaaatgaaagaagaaatcaaTTCTCATGTTATAAAAGTAAAATGGGCTCAGAACAAATTGAAAACAGAACTGGATTTGCACAAG GAAACCAAAGAACGCCTCAAAGATGCAATGACAAAATTAACTGAAGCAAAAGAAGAAGGAGAtcagataaggaaaaactgtcAAGAAATGATAAAATCATATCAA GagtcagaagaaataaaatcaaatgaaCTGGATGCAAAATTCCGAGTAACTAAAGGAGAACTAGAGAAACAAATTCAGGAGAAGTCTGATAACCTGGAG GTGCAtcatgcaaaaataaaagaactggAAGACTTGAAGAGAACATTTAAGGAAGGCATGGATGAGCTTCGAACACTGAGAACAAAG gTAAAGTGTCTAGAGGATGAGCGCTTAAGAACAGAAGATGAGTTATCCAAGTATAAGGAAATAATAAATAGACAGAAAAGTGAAATTCAGAATTTGCTGGAAAGAGTCAAAACTGTAGATCAGCTGCAGGATCAGCATCAGAG AGATGAACAAGAAATCAGTGctttaaaggaagaaatagaTGGTTTCAATTCTCTGGTTGCTGATCTTCAGAAGGACATTGAAGGTAGTCGGAAAAGAGAATCTGAGCTATTGATATTCACTGAGAAATTAACCAGTAAGAATGCACAGCTTCAGTCCGAAAACAATTCCTTACAGAGCCAGTTGGATAAGCTTTCTTACACTGAAAGAGAGCTGCAGAATCAGCTGGAGTGCGTTCAACAGACTAAAGATGATCTG GCCATGAAGTTACAGAAGGAGGAGGATCAGCGGAAGTCAGAGGTTGAGACCCTGCAGGCTCGGCTGGCCTCAGAGCAGGAAGAGGTGTCAGCCCTGAAGACCCACGTGGATGAACTGAAGGATGAGCTCATCACCCAGAAGCGCAAGCACGCAGCAAACCTGAAAGACCTCACAAAACAGCTTCAGCTAG CACGCAGGAAATTGGATCAGATGGAAAATGGTAATTATGACAAAGAAGTCAGCAGCATGGGGAGCCGTTCCAGTTCATCAG GGTCCCTGAACGCGCGGAGCAGCGCCGAGGATCGCTCGCCTGAGAACACCGGCTCTGCCGTGGCTGTGGACAGCTTCCCAGAGGTGGACAAGGCTGTCCTGGTTGAAAGAATACTAAGGCTGCAGAAGGCACATGCTCGAAAAAATGAGAAGATGGAGTTTATGGAGGATCACATTAAACAGCTAGTGgaggaaatcaggaaaaaaacaaa AATTATTCAGAGTTATATTTTGCGGGAAGAAGCTGGAACACTGTCATCAGAGGCCTCTGACTTCAACAAAGTACACTTGAGCAGGCGTGGTGGGATCATGGCATCTCTGTATACATCTCACCCTGCAGACAGTGGGCTCACCTTGGAACTCTCCTTAGAGATAAACAGGAAGCTTCAGGCTGTGTTAGAAGATACATTACTGAAGAATATTACATTGAAA gaaaacctgcAAACTCTAGGAACAGAAATAGAACGGCTTATTAAACACAAGCATGAACTGGAACAGAGAATAAAGCAGACATAA
- the CCDC186 gene encoding coiled-coil domain-containing protein 186 isoform X1, with product MNFQRKIMEEYLPEMQSTLEPVNLSDDASFKSPDNEKADKTPGMEECPSISCTGNDAGVLERDSSSLPSDQDAAAVSTSSRGAPAEGQQQCGGTDSSANAYCETKAEGSTKQEHLPSEELERHDLKTNQTEQSLMEILQDLREESDFVKKSSDKIYSESPYDTDCTKKLISTIHQTSSQEDLLKEIESELLSTDFSKEPKLPNGVQKGEHALAMFEKCVQDKYLQQEQTITKLIKENKKHQELILEICSEKDNLKDELKKRTETEKQHLSIIKQLEARIEELNKEVKASKDRLVTQDAAAKNTIQQLHKEMAFRMEQANKKCEEARHEKETMVMKYVRGEKESLDLRKEKEGLERRLRDANKEIEKLTNKIKQLSQEKGRLHQLYETKDGEATRLNREIEKMKEEINSHVIKVKWAQNKLKTELDLHKETKERLKDAMTKLTEAKEEGDQIRKNCQEMIKSYQESEEIKSNELDAKFRVTKGELEKQIQEKSDNLEVHHAKIKELEDLKRTFKEGMDELRTLRTKVKCLEDERLRTEDELSKYKEIINRQKSEIQNLLERVKTVDQLQDQHQRDEQEISALKEEIDGFNSLVADLQKDIEGSRKRESELLIFTEKLTSKNAQLQSENNSLQSQLDKLSYTERELQNQLECVQQTKDDLAMKLQKEEDQRKSEVETLQARLASEQEEVSALKTHVDELKDELITQKRKHAANLKDLTKQLQLARRKLDQMENGNYDKEVSSMGSRSSSSGSLNARSSAEDRSPENTGSAVAVDSFPEVDKAVLVERILRLQKAHARKNEKMEFMEDHIKQLVEEIRKKTKIIQSYILREEAGTLSSEASDFNKVHLSRRGGIMASLYTSHPADSGLTLELSLEINRKLQAVLEDTLLKNITLKENLQTLGTEIERLIKHKHELEQRIKQT from the exons ATGA ATTTCCAAAGGAAGATTATGGAGGAATATTTACCAGAAATGCAGAGCACACTGGAGCCAGTCAATCTGTCAGATGATGCCTCTTTCAAGTCCCCAGATAATGAGAAGGCTGATAAAACACCTGGAATGGAAGAGTGCCCAAGCATCAGTTGCACTGGAAATGATGCTGGTGTCTTGGAGAGGGACTCGAGTTCCCTGCCCTCGGATCAGGATGCAGCAGCTgtcagcaccagcagcagaggGGCCCCAGCAGAaggacagcagcagtgtggagGGACAGACTCCTCTGCCAATGCCTACTGTGAAACAAAGGCAGAAGGCTCCACAAAACAAGAACATCTACCTAGTGAAGAACTGGAACGACATGATCTAAAAACTAACCAGACAGAGCAATCATTAATGGAAATATTACAGGATCTAAGGGAGGAGTCTGACTTTGTGAAAAAGTCAAGTGATAAAATCTATTCAGAAAGCCCTTATGACACAGACTGCACAAAGAAACTTATTTCCACAATACATCAGACTTCCTCACAGGAGGATTTGCTAAAGGAAATAGAATCTGAACTGTTATCCacagatttttcaaaagaaCCAAAGCTCCCCAATGGTGTACAGAAGGGTGAACATGCCTTGGCTATGTTTGAAAAATGTGTGCAAGATAAATACCTACAGCAAGAACAAACTATTACGAA attgattaaagaaaataaaaagcatcagGAACTGATTTTGGAAATTTGCTCAGAAAAGGACAACTTAAAAGATGAATTGAAAAAACGAACggaaacagaaaagcagcacCTCAGCATTATTAAACAG CTGGAAGCAAGAATAGAAGAGCTTAATAAAGAAGTGAAAGCTAGCAAAGACAGACTTGTAACTCAAGATGCAGCAGCCAAAAATACTATTCAGCAGTTGCATAAAGAGATGGCCTTTCGAATGGAACAG GCAAACAAGAAATGTGAGGAAGCTCGCCATGAGAAGGAGACCATGGTGATGAAATACGTCCGAGGGGAGAAGGAGTCGCTTGACCTCCGAAAGGAAAAGGAGGGCCTTGAGAGAAGGCTGAGAGATGCaaacaaagaaatagaaaagcttacaaataaaatcaaacaactTTCTCAGGAGAAAGGAAGATTGCATCAGCTCTATGAAACAAAG GATGGTGAAGCCACTCGACTCaacagagaaatagaaaaaatgaaagaagaaatcaaTTCTCATGTTATAAAAGTAAAATGGGCTCAGAACAAATTGAAAACAGAACTGGATTTGCACAAG GAAACCAAAGAACGCCTCAAAGATGCAATGACAAAATTAACTGAAGCAAAAGAAGAAGGAGAtcagataaggaaaaactgtcAAGAAATGATAAAATCATATCAA GagtcagaagaaataaaatcaaatgaaCTGGATGCAAAATTCCGAGTAACTAAAGGAGAACTAGAGAAACAAATTCAGGAGAAGTCTGATAACCTGGAG GTGCAtcatgcaaaaataaaagaactggAAGACTTGAAGAGAACATTTAAGGAAGGCATGGATGAGCTTCGAACACTGAGAACAAAG gTAAAGTGTCTAGAGGATGAGCGCTTAAGAACAGAAGATGAGTTATCCAAGTATAAGGAAATAATAAATAGACAGAAAAGTGAAATTCAGAATTTGCTGGAAAGAGTCAAAACTGTAGATCAGCTGCAGGATCAGCATCAGAG AGATGAACAAGAAATCAGTGctttaaaggaagaaatagaTGGTTTCAATTCTCTGGTTGCTGATCTTCAGAAGGACATTGAAGGTAGTCGGAAAAGAGAATCTGAGCTATTGATATTCACTGAGAAATTAACCAGTAAGAATGCACAGCTTCAGTCCGAAAACAATTCCTTACAGAGCCAGTTGGATAAGCTTTCTTACACTGAAAGAGAGCTGCAGAATCAGCTGGAGTGCGTTCAACAGACTAAAGATGATCTG GCCATGAAGTTACAGAAGGAGGAGGATCAGCGGAAGTCAGAGGTTGAGACCCTGCAGGCTCGGCTGGCCTCAGAGCAGGAAGAGGTGTCAGCCCTGAAGACCCACGTGGATGAACTGAAGGATGAGCTCATCACCCAGAAGCGCAAGCACGCAGCAAACCTGAAAGACCTCACAAAACAGCTTCAGCTAG CACGCAGGAAATTGGATCAGATGGAAAATGGTAATTATGACAAAGAAGTCAGCAGCATGGGGAGCCGTTCCAGTTCATCAG GGTCCCTGAACGCGCGGAGCAGCGCCGAGGATCGCTCGCCTGAGAACACCGGCTCTGCCGTGGCTGTGGACAGCTTCCCAGAGGTGGACAAGGCTGTCCTGGTTGAAAGAATACTAAGGCTGCAGAAGGCACATGCTCGAAAAAATGAGAAGATGGAGTTTATGGAGGATCACATTAAACAGCTAGTGgaggaaatcaggaaaaaaacaaa AATTATTCAGAGTTATATTTTGCGGGAAGAAGCTGGAACACTGTCATCAGAGGCCTCTGACTTCAACAAAGTACACTTGAGCAGGCGTGGTGGGATCATGGCATCTCTGTATACATCTCACCCTGCAGACAGTGGGCTCACCTTGGAACTCTCCTTAGAGATAAACAGGAAGCTTCAGGCTGTGTTAGAAGATACATTACTGAAGAATATTACATTGAAA gaaaacctgcAAACTCTAGGAACAGAAATAGAACGGCTTATTAAACACAAGCATGAACTGGAACAGAGAATAAAGCAGACATAA